The Ailuropoda melanoleuca isolate Jingjing chromosome 4, ASM200744v2, whole genome shotgun sequence region TTTCAGGCAGCACTGAGAGCTGCGCGGGCCGAACCCTTGCCAACTGCGGTGGTCACTGGCTCTGCAGCTGGGGTGGCGCTTGCCTTGGGTAGGCAGGTTGAAGAACTAGTCTCCGGCAACCTCCAGGGCCAGGTTTTGGCCAGGACACTCTGTTAACCGTACAAGGTAATGGAGACAAACCAGGTCCCAATCCCTCCCGCCCCAAAGCCGCTGGGGAGTTCTGCGCAGGCGCGGCGGTTGTGCGACATCCGTCACTTACGGCTGAAGCGGTTTGTGCTGGGAGTTGGTGGCGCGGTGCAGGGCTCTTAAGAACGAGCGGCTTGGGCGCGGGTAATcagctccctttccccctttctcacTTCTTCTAGGTTCTTGGGACAAGTGCGGAGCTTCTGGACCTGATGCGGGCGCCCTGTCTTGGACTGTCCCACCTTGCTCCTGTACTGCTTCGGGTGCTCCCGCGCccaggtgggggtgaggggcggggTCGGGGGCTGGGCTGGACTCCATCCTGGCATCTTCGTGTTGAAATCTCCCGGGTAACTCACGGTTCTTCTTGTTTTCCAAGACTGGTTTCCGGGGATTGTGACTTGCAGGGTCCGCCATGGAGCCAGAGCAGATGCTGGAGGGCCAGACGCAGGTACCAGGAGGCCCTGGCTTCAGGGTGGCGGTGTGCAGCAAGAAGGGGTGGCTCACGTCTCAGTGACCTGTGTTTTGTGTTGTAGGTTGCAGAAAACCCTCATTCTGAGTACGGTCTCACAGACAATGTTGAGGTAATTCGCTCAGTTCTTATGCCGTATCTGAACGTCTTTCATAAGCTGGAGAAAACTTGGGATCCATTTTTACTAGGTTACTTTGCACAAGGGAAAACTTTATCAGCATGAACTAAATAGTATCAAATTATGGGTAGCCTGTTTTATTAGCGGTACTAATACTTCGTGGTATACAGACGTTCAAATTAGTTTTGAGTCAAGAGGTTGAACTTCTGAAAgggatataaagaaaacaaacatgcgTTACTAATGGAGACAGAATCGTTTTGCTTGGTGGGTATTAATGAATCTGTTGGGATATGTTTTGGAAAAACTGCACATTAAAATTGGCACCCGTTGTCTTTGTAGCAGAATAGTGTTTCTGGTGGAgtcaacatttaataaatgttgatttcTTTGCGTTTAGTAGTAGATGCCATTGGAAGCTTTAACACACGTAATAGACATTGTTTTTGCCTTACACAGTTAAGTCTGAGTTCAAAGAATACAtgtaaaaaacatacaaaagaagaTCTATTTTCTTAGCGATTTTTCATATAAGTGCGAGGAGGTGGTTATTTAAAAGTAGAAGTTGTTTtgtaagtgaatgagtgaatgctaGGACAAATGCATTAGCCAAAGCTGGGTGGGATTGGTTAGGAAAATAGAGGTCTCCGGGAGATGTGTGTGTTTTATCGGGGTAGGAGGTGGAAGACATTGCCAGTGATTAAGTTTGGGTAAATGCAGACGGGAGTATTTCCAAGCAGAGTAATAATAGGAACAGCTGCTAGTATCTCTTTActtttactgtgtgccaggcacactgcTAAGTAATTTGCATGTATCTTCAGTCCtataaagctcagagaagttgaggAACTTGTGTAAAGTCACCAGGAAGTAAGTGGAAGGCTGTGTGTTAAACCCAGGCAGGTTGACATTTTTGAGGTAGAGTTAAATTGTGTTGATGATCTTGAGTTCCCTGGCATGTGGAATGACCACTCTGTGCCTTATGAAATTGCTAGAAACGCTTCTGGGTTTGATATCAGTGTTAAGAGAACTTCTTTTCATAATGTAGTCTTTAATTGAAACTGGTGAAGACCCTCTACACCACTTCGTGTTCTATTCATTCAAGAAACTTCTTTATAGACATCAgcagtcatatatatatatgaatgtatttatattttttaaagatttttttatttgacagagggagacagcgagagaggaaacacgagcagggggaatgtgagaggcagaggcaggcttcccgctgagcagagagcctgacatggggcttgatcccaggaccttgagatcatgccctgagtggaaggcagacgcttaacgactgagccacgcaggcaccccattAGCAGTCTTTTCCTGATGGCGCTTGTATATGAAGGCACAGTCATGATACAGTAGAGAAGTGATTCCCAAAGGCTTTCTCTCAAGTCCTCAGACCAATTTCCATggtaaagtgagaaaaaaaatgagagcggAGGGAGTGTTTGATAATGATACATTGTTTGGTGATTGGTCCTCctgcttctataattttaaaatgcccatTCTTTATGAATTAATGGTGGTAgtaaaataatagtttatttgTAAGTTTTTACTTAGCAGAATAGAGTTAACATTCCTGTGTTAgtccctttgttcattttgtaatttttaatttgttgtgatATTTGAAAGTCTGGAAACCACTACTCTATAGCTGCTGCTACTTTTTCTCTTATTccgttttatttccttttattggcttaaaagttctaatttctttttaggTGCTTGCTTTATAGTTTTTAGCATGTGAGTCTAACTTCACAATTTACCTTAAagtggtattatttctttttgtgtatagtataagaaccTTACAacaaggacgcctgggtggctcagtcagttgagcgtcagactcttggtttcagcttaagtcatgacctcatgggttgtgggatccagccctcaGTCAggtttcttgctcagcagggactctgcttgaaagattctcttcctctgcccttccctctgtttgttctctctcacaaaataaataaataaatcttaaaaacaaacaaccttgTAACAGtattctcccattttctctcaaCTGGCCTTTGTACTgttattacatattttacttaCGTTATAAATCCtgtaattcattatttttattttttctttaaagggttAATTATCTTTAAAGAGATTTAAGCAATAGCGGAAAGGAATATTTCACATTTACAACCACATATGTACTATTTACCATATTTGCCATCttgacttttcattcttttttttaaattaagattttattcatttatttgacagagagagagagagctagagtgagagcatgcatgcacaaacggggagcagcagagggagagggagaagcaggctgtccactgagcaaggagctcaatgtgggacttgatcctgggaccccgggatcatgacctgagccaaaggcagatgcttaacttactgaggcacccaagcaccccttaacTCTTCATTCTTTTGTCTAGATCCAGATTTCCTTCGCCTTAAGGGcttctttgaacatttcttgTAGTGTAGGTCTGCTGGTAAGGAATTCTTCAAGCTTCTGAatgtttaaaaagtcattattttggggacgcctgggtggcacagtggttacgcgtctgccttcggctcagggcgtgatcctggcattatgggatcgagccccacatcaggctcctctgctatgagcctgcttcttcttctcccactccccctgcttgtgttccctctctcgctggctgtctgtgtcaaataaataaataaaatcttaaaaaaaaaaaagtcattattttgttctttctttctttcttttctttctttctttctttttctttctttctttctttcttcttgtctttattcctgggatatttttgctgggtatagattTGCTTCACTGTCTTGTTGGCTGACATTGTTTCTGACAAGAAATCTGTAGtcacttctttctttgcttcttcatacttaatgtgttttcttttggtgcttttacaattttattacagtttttaaatgATTCGATTATGATAAGTCTTtgtgtagttttttaaaaaaatatgtgtgttgtGCTTAGGATTCATCGAGTTTCTTGGGTCTGTGGGTTTAGAGTTTTTATgaaatttgggaaaatttcagccattatttctttaaatatttttaagtactctgtAAGCttgatttacttatattttcctctcccttcttgaAGATGTGGAAGATGTTATAATAACTGGTTAATGGCATTGCCTATTCTATCATCTGTATCATTTCTGAGTCTATTTCTGTGGTTTGAATTTTTTCCTCAATATGGGTAGTATATCCTGCTTCTTTGCCTATGTGGTGATTTCTTATTGGAGGCTGGGCATTGTGCATTTTACCTTGTTGGGTACtggttatttttgtattctttcagaCATTCTTGTGCTTTGTTCTAGGCCACACTAAAGTTACTGAGAAACAATTTGATTCTTTTGAGGTTTGCTTTAAGCTTTGTTAGGTAGGACAAGACCAGCCTTTAATTTAGGCCTAGTATCTGCCCCTTTCATCTCCCCCAGTGCTCCGCGTATTACAGTTTTCCAATTTTGGGTCACAGGAACATAAACTATTCCTGGCCTTGTATGAGCTGCAGGGATTATGTCTCCTGCTCATTCCAGGTGTTTTTGTCCTTGGCTTTGGGTAGTTTACTGTTATGCACGCACTGTTTTCATCTGAAGACTGCTAGGCAGTCTCTTTAGTCTCTTTCTGTgtatctctctcctctccatgcACTCTGCAGTACTCTGTCCTGCAAATTCTAGTTGTCTTGACCTCCCTGAAGTTTCAAGTCTGTCTTCTCAGCTCAGGGAGACTGCTGGGCTCTGCTTTGGTTCTACATTAAATCCTATAAGTTTTCTAGGCAGGAAGCAGTAAGCTGGGACAATCCTAGGGCTcaccttattttttcccccatttttgtgATTATTGTACACCATTAACACCTTCTGCCTTTTAGGGGGAGTAATTTTGAGATATGGATTAATTCAGGATATGGGCTTAACTAAAATTAAGCCTGGCAGTTGGCACATAGTggatattcattaaatatttgaatgaaaaaaaaaataagaggatttGGCCAAGGGGTTTATTATAAGATCTAGAGGAGTTGTTCAAGTGTTGCTGCTTCTTATTGAAGGCATTAGAATGTCATGTAACTGACTCGTTTTTGTCATATATGGGTATTACCTGTTGAAATTTACCAGGGAACAATAAATTTCTTAATCCATGAACAAATAACTATTTTACCATTAGTTAATACAGAACATTATTGTCTTGTAAGTCTcaaaataagatggaaaaatgagcaaagttaGAATAGTTGACAGACATAGTTGTGGAAACTCTCTTTGGAAACCATGGTATATATAAATTGTAGGTATAtgattgaagtttttttttttttttaccactttttacaaaataaaattgtctaaaaaattaagtctagaaaatttttttttgttgttgactcATATCCAGTTTGAGTTTGATTGAAGTtaaagctcattttttaaaaaatgatttcatggggcgcctgggtggcatagcggttaagcgtctgccttcggctcagggcgtgatcctggcgttatgggatcgagccccacatcaggctcttctgctatgagcctgcttcttcctctcccactccccctgcttgtgttccctctctctggctgtctctatctctgtcgaataaataaaaaataaaatctttaaaaaaaaataaataaaataaaaaatgatttcatttttaagtaatctctacgtccaatgtggggcttgaacccacaaccccgaggtcaagagttgcatgctccaggggtggctcagccattaagcgtctgccttaggctcaggtcatgatcccagggtcctgggattgagccccacatccacctccctgctcagcgggaagccggCTTCTCGCTTTCACACTCCActtgcttgtgttccatctctcaccttcacactccccttgcttgtgttccctttctcaccgtctctctctgtcaaataaataaataaaatcttaaaaaaaaaagagttgcatgctccaccaactgagccagccaggtgccctaaagttcatttttattttattttatttttaaaaatttattcattagagaaagagagagagagtgcacgagcataagcagggaggagggtcagagagaggagaagctgaccccctgctgagtagggagcctgatgcagggctccatctcaggacccatggcctgaggtgaaggcagctgcttagccaattagctgactgagccacccaggctccccccaaaattcattgaaatgaaaatgttcttagTAGTGTTTTGCCTTATAGATAGCcacttatttctaaatttctaaaatggTTGATTTGTAAAAGAATGCAAAGTTTTTCAATAAAGCAGTTTTTGGTGCTCTGGATGTCAGATAAATCTATGTCAAAGACCTAAAATTTGGGGTTTCTATGGGTAGAAAGTATAAGTTGTTTCTTAAACATCATTTAAATATCACGTTAATGATCTTTTCCATATTAgtaatttcccccattttttgGCTATCATTTACTTAgtattttttcttgattctgttcacttttaaaagtcacaaatgcatttctttaaaaaacaaatggaaaagcattctcATTTTTGATAGAGGataaccataaaaatgaaaacagtgaatACAAAATGGTGGTAATAAATTTTAGCTACATTCTTTTGCCATTGGAAAGCTCTGAGCCTGCAGCCTGCTCTCTCTGTTAAGAAAAGAGTGTAGCAAATGTTACAGAAGTGTTACAGACCTGTTAGTACCAAAGTGAGTCTTTGTCCTTGATACTGTCTGTGATGAAAGAATTGAAACAGGTCTAACTTTCTCTGTGATTCAGTGTTACTTAGTGTCATGTCCAGATTTTTTGAAGCATAGTGTAAGAAGGTATtcttatgaaaaaaagagaaagcacttgTATTTACCCCTaaacaggcagaaggaaagggagaaggagtagGATGGAGATACTGGAGTGTGTGGCTGACTCAAGTCCGTAGAGTGTGCTGTGCTTGATTTCAGgctcatgggttcaagccccacattgggggtggagcctacttaattaaaacaagtaaataaaagaatgagataCTATGTTGCCTTCAGAGAGAAAAGGTTTAAATGGATTTTAGAGAtcggtctgatttttttttttggcagagatTTGCTATTCAATATCAGCTTTCTAGTCATCGATTTGTCTTTCCTTTTAGTGTtgtatttccattaatttttgtttagcACTCAAGATAATCTAGTCATTTGTAATATACATGCATGTTTTTTGAATCCACTAGAGGATAGTAGACAATGAGAAGATAAATGCAGAAAAGTCATCAAAACAGAAAGTGGATCTCCAGTCTTTGCCAACTCGTGCCTACCTGGATCAGACAGTTGTGCCTATTTTATTACAGGGACTTGCTGTGCTTGCAAAAGAAAGGTAAGATAATAGTGTCTTGCGAATGGAGTTACCAGAGAAAGCTAAATAAAGACTTCCCTAATTGAAATatcattagttgtttttttttttaaaagagaaggaatatcattagttgtgttatttttaaaatataaggaatttATGGGtgttagagtttaaaaaaaatgccataatCTCAACAATTCAGACACTTTCATTTATCTACTAGTTTTAGATCATATACATATTTGTAAAGCTGtgtaatatacatgtaattttaGATGTCCCTTTTACTTAATATTATAACATAAAACTCTTTCCATATCTCTGCATAGTCTTTGtgattataatttaattataacaGTACCGCATTTAACTTAGCCATTTTCTCATTGTTGAACACTTATGTCCAATTTCCTTTGTTGATGTAGGTTAGCCGgcaatttatatgtttttatgcctcttttgcctttgtttaattactttttttttaaaagattttattaatttatttgagagagagtgcgagccAGCGGGtacaaggtggggggaggggcagaagtagaGGTAGAAACAGGCACCCCACTGAgtaggtccctgggatcatgacctggactgacgtcagatgcataactgactatgagccactcaggtgcccttgcttaattactttttttttttttaaagattttatttatttatttgacagagatagagacagccagtgagagagggaacacaagcagggggagtgggagaggaagaagcaggctcatagcggaggagcctgatgtggggctcgatcccataacgctgggatcactccctgagctgaaggcagacgcttaaccgctgtgccacccaggcgcccctcctgctTAATTACTTTCTTATGATAAATTTCCAAGAGTTGATTTGCTAGTTTGAGGAACATGACTATTACAGTGTTTGACACATAAAATCACTTTTCTCTCCAAAAGTTTATCCTTCAATTTCTTCCACTATCATAACCTCATCAGCATGAGTGTTATTATGAACTTTTCTTGCCAACTTGTTTTGATTTATACTTCTTTGTTGGCaatattacagtttttttctgtACATGTTTTTTCCTCATAATTCTACCCAAGTTCTTTTGTATAAGCAAATCCAATAAGAAAAACGTTTTTGTAGGTTGGTTATATGTATAGAATAGGATTTGTTTATGACTGCAGGATATGTCTTTGCTCTAAGTGTCAATTAAATGTCAATGGGcatcttttgtatattttgttgttctttacaGAAAGTCGATATAGGGGAATTATGAATATTGCTTTAAATGCTAGAAGGaaaaatttgaagtttttaaGTAACATGCTGTTAGTAGATACACTTTTTAAGTAAGGAATTATGGCAAAATTATTCATGAAATTAAtcataaatatgtgaaaaattgTTTATGTCTAGGCAGTTCAAAAGACTGTTTAAAATGCTAAGGGAATGTTTTGAGATCATTGTAAATTAATTGTAAATATGCCTTTCCATAGTAGGATTTTAAATAGCTGATTCCCCCAACTTTTTGTCtctcgactttttttttttttttttttaatattttatttatttatttgacagagatagagacagccagcgagagagggaacacaagcagggggagtgggagaggaagaagcaggctcatagcagaggagcctgacgtggggctcgatcccataacgccaggatcacgtcctgagccgaaggcagacgcttaaccgctgtgccacccaggcgcccctgtctctcGACTTTTGACTTGTTTTCTTACCAAGAATAATTTATGGAAAAgtgataaatatgaaatatatcttttgttaacattttttcctagttttatagagaaataattgacatacatcactgtataagcCTAAGGCATACAGCATAGTGGCTTGATTTACATATATCGTGAAATGATGCTGCAATgggtttagttaacatccatcatctcaaatagatgcaataaaaagaaaaaaaaaagacattctccttgtgatgagaactcttaggtcCTCCCCTCAACAGCTTTGCTGTCTATCACACAGCAGTGTTAGCTGTGGTCATTGTGTTGTACATTATAACCCTGGTGCTTAttcattttgtaactggaagtgtgtgccttttgaccactttcctccaattccccattctcccaccacttaatttttttttttaagattttatttatttatttatttagagagagagagcacgagtaggcagagcagtaggcagaaggagagggagatgcagtcTTCTGTTGACCAgagacccaggaccctgggatcatgacctgagccaaaggcagatgcttaaccgactgagccacccagatgcccttaccacctcttaattttaaaatatgtttaacttCTCAGTTGCACTGAGTGGTAGCAGTATTAGAACTATTATTGATGTAAGTATTTGAAGTAAAAtagaggtgctttttttttttttaagattttatttacttatttgtcagagagagagacagggcacaagcagggggagtggcaggcagagggagaagcaggctccctgctgagcaaggagcatgatgtgggacCCTATACCagtaccccgggatcatgacctgagccaaaggcagacgtttaactgaccaagccacccaggtgtccctagaggtgcctttttaaaaagaaaaataccagaacTTATTTGTCCAAATGAATATTGAATCCTTTGATTAGTTTTTCGGGAGTTCATCCACTTGTCTCAGTGATGCTACAACcatttttctatattgtttttataCTCTTATTGAAGGGTAATACCTGTGGAAAAAATTGTGCATATCGTAGATGTATGGTTTGATGAATTTTCAGAATCCAAACATTATCCACATAACTTGCACTCAGATCAAGAAACTGAATACTGTCAGGACCCCAGAATTCTCCCTGGTGACCCCTTTAAGTCATTATCCCACCTGGGTAATTGTCATCCCAttgtcaaaaattatatttttgaaacttgTGTTTTAGAATTGTGTTTATAACCAGATTGAAGCCATACAAAACTTTCAGTCTCTTTTAACTATGTGACTTGACTGTTTCATTTACCGTATTTACCACAAATGGCCTttgagtttaaaatgaaaattaaagtgaaaatcaTGTGTTTTTGTTGTggaataatacatttaaattaatacactcagaatataaatttctaaattttggatttcttttcccttacaGACCACCAAATCCCATTGAATTTCTAGcatcatatcttttaaaaaacaaggcaCAGTTTGAAGATCGAAACTGATTTATtgggaagaacagaaaaatttGGTTTCTACTGTAGATTTACATGATTAAGAGGCAGCTTTAATTGCcatgattcccccccccccccttttggaAGTATAAGAACCTTCAGGACAACAGAACTTATTTCCGGAATTGCAGAAGAAAACATATATCCCTTATTTTGATTTAATCACCATACTTATTTAATGAGTGTATTCTGtgcaatttttttctcagattgtctttaactttgtttttaaaatgatcttcaaaataaactcttaaaacatCATTATTtgaaagtagttttttttttttcctatatgacacatattttatatgGTTCAGTTATTTTCATGAATTGCTTCTTTCTTGGGTCTTAGAATGCTGCAATACGCCAGAGTCAagttcaacttaaaaaaaatctcacctaGTTTTTCTCAGCATTGTCTTTGGATCTCTTGGAGGGTGGGATCTGGGCATCTTGTTTTTAACATCACAGGTGCCTCTAATGCACAATGAAGTTGGAGTATTGATATAAGCATTGTGGAGGGTGTACAATATCCTTCAGTGCTATAAAGCTTTATggtagtaatataataatagctgTCTTTTATTGCAATTCTGTCAGGCATAAGTactattttacttaaattatctttaatataGCAACTCTACAAAGTAgatattgttattcccattttgcagatgaggaaacatttggagaggttaagtgacttgctcaagaccACACTGCTGGTAAGTGCTTGAATGGCATTCACACCCAGTTCTACCAATATGTTGCTGATAGCTGCGTGAGAAGTATTTGTGCGAGTTCACATCATTGCTTCTTTTGGCAATAAAAAACACCAGGGAATCCTTTTTGGGGGGTCTGCTTACTTTGTCCTgtatgaaaaaattaagataacTCATTagctcagaaaaaagaaaactgaagaaagcCAGGCAGGAAGAATATTAAGAGAAGCTGTTCTCAGTGAGGAATGACTTTGCCCTCTCAccccagaggacatttggcaGTGTCTAGAAACATTTTGGGTGTCACAACTGAAGTAAGGTGGAGttctactggcatctagtgggtaatggccaggaatgctgctaaatACTTCACAATACACAGGACAACCTGCATGCCCCACGCATCCCCAAGAATTATCCAGTTCAAAGTATCAATTAGTgctaaggttgagaaaccctgctttcagggcacctgggtggctcagttggtagcaggcaactcttgatctcaggatcatgagtttgaggtctgcactgggcatagagtttacttgaGAAAAGAAACCCTGCTTTGGAAGCACATTAAAGATGTGTGTCCAAGCTAAAATGTGAAGGCAAAGTTGGAGTATGACCTGATGCTGATGAGGTATGTGTTATAGTTCACATTAATACAGGAAAAGCTTATTTCAGTAGGAGTGACACTTGTGGGGAGGTGACATGCTTTCGATTTAAAATTGCAGATCTATATAATTTGCATAGGAAAAACCTGCAAAGATTGGAATCTCTTGCTTATATAGTAGTTTCCACAGATATTAATTCCATCAGATGCATTTTGGGTATTTGGCTAACTCCTACATTAATCTGCCCAAGTCTTTTTCATGGTATTTTAACATTTGATTAAGCACTaattgggtaatttttttttttttttttactaaagcaTCAATAGTTTTATCATCTTACAGCAGTTCTTCATCCATGATTCACATCAGAGCCACTTGGGGaacttttcatatgtttttcatATACAAATAGCCCTGGAGAG contains the following coding sequences:
- the DPY30 gene encoding protein dpy-30 homolog translates to MEPEQMLEGQTQVAENPHSEYGLTDNVERIVDNEKINAEKSSKQKVDLQSLPTRAYLDQTVVPILLQGLAVLAKERPPNPIEFLASYLLKNKAQFEDRN